Within Microbaculum marinisediminis, the genomic segment CGCCGCTGTCGTCGTTTTGCAGCTTGTGTTCACCTATGTGCCGCTGTTTCAGACGATGTTCGACACTAGATCCCTGAGCCTTTCCGACTGGGGGCTGGTCGTCGGCGCGGCCGGCGGGCTCTTTCTGATCGTCGAGACCGAGAAACTGCTCGCCCGCCGCGTCCTGTGGGCCTGACGCGGTTTGAGCGCTTGGCAAAGCGCACCGGCGGGCCGATGATCGCGGCATGAAAGCGGGAAACAAGAAAACCGGCGTTCGGCTGCGGGTGGTGCTCGTGCCCGGCGTCGCGCTAGGGCCCGGAAAGGCGGATCTGCTGGAGGCGATCGCCGAAACCGGCTCGATATCGGCGGCCGGGCGACGCATGACGATGAGCTACAAGCGGGCCTGGTCGCTGGTCAACGAAATGAACGGCTGGTTCGCCGGTCCTCTGGTGGAAACCGGCAAGGGCGGCGCCGGCGGCGGCGGGGCGCAGCTCACGGCGCTCGGCGAGCGGGTGCGCGAGGCCTATCGGCGGATGGAACAGGCCGCAAGCGCGGCCGTCGAGGCCGATATCGCCGCGCTGCGGGCAGAAATCAGCGATATGTCCAAATGAATATAACGCTTGGCAACTCCGCCCGATGGTCGATATATTTGATCAGACATATCGATGGGGGATGGCCATGAGTTGGACGACGTCATTGTTTCGGGGGGTATTGGGTGCTGCGGCCGGGGTACTGTCCGTCCTGACCGTCTTGTCCGGGTTGGTCGGCCAGGTCCAAGCGGACGACGCGCCGCCGATCGCGGTCGCCGCCAACCTGCAGGCAGCGATGGAGGAAATCGCAGACGCGTTCACGGCCGAGACGGGGCTCGAACCGCGGCTGACATTCGGCTCGTCCGGGAACTTCGCCGCGCAGATCCGCCAGGGGGCGCCGTTCGAACTGTTCTTTTCCGCTGACGAGCGCTACGTGCTCGACCTTGCCCGCGACGGCTTCACCCGCGACGAGGGGCTGCTCTACGGCAGCGGCCGAATCGTGCTCATCGTTCCGAAAGGCTCGCCGCTGAAGGCCGACGGGAGCCTGGACGATCTCAAGGCCGCGATCGCCGATGGACGGCTCACCCGCTTCGCGATCGCCAACCCGGAACATGCCCCTTACGGCCAGGCCGCGCAGCAAGCGCTGCAACATGCGGGGCTGTGGCAGCCGATCCAGCCGAAGCTGGTGCTCGGCGAGAACGTCAGCCAGACGGCCCTGTTCGCCACCTCGGGCAACGCCCAGGGCGGCATCGTCGCCTATTCGCTCGCCCTGTCGCCCAAGGTGATGCCGGTCGCCGATCACGCGCTGATCGCGGCGGACTGGCATGCGCCGCTGAACCAGCGAATGGCGCTTCTGAAAGATGCGGGACCGACCGCCGAGCGCTTCTATTCGTTTGTGCAGAGCCCGCCGGCCCGCGCGATATTCCGCAGGTACGGCTACGCCCTGCCCGGGGAACCGGACTGAGGAGGTCTCGAGGGGGAGATGGACTGGACCGCACTCTGGCTGTCGCTGCGCCTGGGCTTCTTCGCGGTCCTGGTCCTGTTGCCGATCGGCATCGTCGTCGGGCGGCTGCTGGCCTACCGGCAGTTTCGCGGCAAGGGCATCGTCGAGGCACTGGTGGCGTTGCCGCTGATCCTGCCGCCGACGGTGTTCGGGTATTACTTGCTGGTCGCCTTCGGCGCGGCGTCACCGGTTGGCCGGATCTGGGAAACGCTGTTCGGCGGTTCGCTGGTGTTCACCTTCGAGGGCCTGCTCGTCGCCTCGGTGATCGTCAACCTGCCGTTCGCGATCCAGCCGATGCAGCGGGCCTTCGAGGCGATCCCGCCGGAGGTGCGGGAGGCCGCAGCCTGTTCCGGCATGAGTCCGCTCAAGGCGCTCAGGCGCATCGAGATCCCGCTCGCCTGGCCGGGGATCGCCACGGCGATGGTTCTGAGTTTCGCCCACACGCTCGGCGAGTTCGGCGTGGTGCTGATGGTCGGCGGCGCGATACCCGGCGAGACCCGCACGATCGCCATCGCGATCTACGATCGGGTCCAGGCCTTCGACGGCGTCGCGGCGGCGCAGATGTCCGCCTTCCTGCTTGCCCTGTCGCTCGTGACCATCGCCTTGACCATCGCCTTGTCGCGGCGTGTCGGACGGCGCCTCGGCTGATGCCCGACCTCAAGGCGCATATCCGGCAGGCGAAGCCGATCCCGCTCGACGCGGACCTCTCGTGCGCGCCCGGCGAGGTTCTGGCGTTGGTCGGACCGTCGGGCAGCGGCAAGTCGACGATCCTGCGGGTTATCGCCGGGCTCTACCGACCCGACGAGGGCAGGGTCGGTGTCGGCGAGGAAACCTGGCTGGATACCGCGGCGGGAACGGCCTTGCCGGCCTATCGGCGCACCGTCGGCTTCGTGTTCCAGAGCTACGCGCTGTTCCCGCACATGACGGCGCAGGCCAATGTCGAGGCGGCGCTCGATCACGTCGGCACGGAAAGGCGTTCCGCACGGGCGCGCGAATTGCTGACGCTGGTTCATCTCGACGGCCTCGAGGGGCGGCGGCCGGCCGAACTCTCCGGCGGGCAGCAGCAGAGGGTCGCGGTGGCGCGGGCGCTGGCACGCGATCCGAAAGTGCTGCTGCTCGACGAGCCGTTCTCCGCCGTCGACCGGGCGACCCGCAAGAGGCTCTACCGCGAAATCGCCGAGCTGCGCCGCAGTCTCGACGTGCCCGTCATCCTGGTCACCCACGATCTCGACGAGGCGGTGATGCTGGCCGATCGGATTGCCGTCCTCCATCGCGGCCGCATCCTGCAGACGGGGACCCCGCAGGAGATCACGACACGGCCGGCGTCACCGGAAGTGGCGCGGCTCGTCGATCTGCGGAACGTGTTCGAGGCGACCATTCTGGAAGGCGGCGAGAGCGGCTGTGTGCTCGATTGGGCAGGTCACCGCCTGGAGATCCCGGCGCAACGGCGCTTCGCGGCCGGCGCCCGCGTCGCTTGGGTTATCCCAGATGGATTCGTGGTGCTGCACCGGCGTGACCGGCCTTCGCGCGGGGAGCGCGAAAACCCGGTGTCCGGCTTGGTCGATACTGTGCTGGCGATCGGGCAGACCGTGCACGTGACCATGCGGATCGACGGGCCGGAGGACCTGCCGCTGCACTTCTCGGTGCCCGCCCATGTCGCCCGCCGCAACAGCGTTGATGCGGGCACCGCCATCACGGTTTCGCTGCTGGCCGAGGGCATCCATCTGATGCCGCGCTCGGAGGATCCGTCCCCGGCGGGTGAAAGGCTCTAGGCCGCCTTGGCGGTCAGGAACTCGCCCATGCTGTTGATGGCGCGGCGGATGTTCTCTGTCGAGTTGGCGTAGGAGACGCGGATATAGCCCTCGCCATGGACGCCGAAATCCGGGCCGCCGATGGTGGCAACGCCGGCATCCTCGAGCAGGGCCGAGGCAAGCGGCTTGGCCTGCCAGCCCGTCTCCTTGATGTTCGGGAAGGCGTAGAAGGCGCCCTTCGGCGTGCGGCAGGAGATGCCCGGCAGCCCGTTCAGTCCCTCGACGACCACGGATCGGCGGCGGTCGAATTCGGCGACCATATCGGCGACCGCGTCCTGCGGGCCTTCGAGGGCGGCGAGGCCGGCGAACTGGGCCGCGGCGTTGACGCAGGAATAGGAGTTGACGGCGAGCTTGCGGGCATAGTCGTGCAGTTTTCTCGGCCACACCGAGTAGCCCATGCGCCATCCGGTCATGGCATAGGTCTTGGACCAGCCGTCGAGCAGGATCAGCCGGTCGCGAATGTCGGGATAGGCGAGCAGGGTGCGGTGCTCCAGCCCGTCATAGGTCATCTGACCGTAGATCTCGTCCGACATCACCGCGACGTCGGGATGGCGGGCAAGCCCCGCGACGAGCTTGTCGATCTCTTCCTTGGGCGTGACTCCACCGGTCGGATTGGCGGGGCTGTTGAGAATCAGGAGCCGAGTCCGGGGCGTGATCAGCGCCAGGGTCTCCTCGGCCGAAAAAGCGAAATCGTTCTCTTCGCGGATCGGCACCGGGACCGGCCGCGCTCCGGTGAACTCGATCATCGAGCGATAGATGGGGAAGCCAGGGTCGGGATAGAGGATCTCGGCGCCGGGCTCTCCGAACATCAGGATCGCCATGAACATGGTCACTTTTCCGCCCGGCACGATCAGCACCAGATCGGGGTCGACCTCGACGGACAGGCGTTTGTGGATGTCCGCGGCCACGGCCTCGCGTAGCGGCAGGATGCCGGTTGCCGGCGTGTAGCCGTGATGACCGTCGCGCAACGCCTTCACCGCGGCCTCGACGATATGGTCGGGCGTGCGGAAATCCGGCTGTCCGATACCTAGATTGATGATGTCGCGGCCGGCAGCGGCGAGCGTCGTCGCTCGCGCCAGCACGGCAAACGCGTTCTCTTCGCCTATACGGTCGAATGATGCGACGGTCTTGAGCACGGGGTCGGTCCTCCTCTAGCGCCGGGGCTAGCTAACGCCATCGATCAGCGCGTTGCAAACCCCGGCAGAGTAGAGAAACGCGTGCCTCAGGCAGCCGTCTCGTCGTAAACGTCCAGATCGGTGTCGACGTCCGCCTCCGCGGTGGCATCGCCGTCGAGCGAAGCCTCTACGGCCATCAGCAGCTTGATCAACTTGGCGCGATCCTTTTCGGGGACGTTGCGCATGGTCATCTGTTCGAGCCGCTTCCAGCGTTTCTTCAGCTCGATACCGCGCGAACGTCCTTCGTCGGTCAGGAATACACGCGCACTGCGTGCATCGGTCTCCGACGCGATGCGCCGCACCAGGCCCTGGGCGGCCATACGGGACACCATTTTCGTGACCGTGGGCGGTTTGACCCTGAGCTGGGCAGCGAGCTTCGTCATCGGCTGCCCGTCGTCTTCCAGGAGGACCTGAAGGACGTTTTCCTGCCCGGGGTGTATGCCAATTTCACCGAGCATCGTATGTGCCCGAGCCCGATGCAGTCGCGCCGCGCGGGTGAGACGCAGCCCGACCGAATCTTCGTACCATTTCTTCATTTCAAGGAAGTCCCCCAACTCCCGGAGTGGATGATTGCCGTAATGGCGGTGACTTTAGCAACCTACTTCCATTAGTTGAGTTTACAAGTCATAAGTCGGCATAACTGATATACGCGATTCAAATAGCGGGCGCGGCTGTCCGGCGTCGACGTGTCCATTTTATAGTGAGCCGCGTAACAGGTCTTGCATTTTGGATGGCAGAGCCACCGTATTCCACGCAAAATTGTTCTGCGGCCGGGCTCCCCCACGAATTTCGACATCCACCAGCTTGCACCGCAGGTTGTGAACACGGCGATTTTCCGGATGTTCGTCAGTTTCGGGCCCATCGGTGACGACTCGTCGGGCATCTCGAAGGTTGCGTGCGGCACGAACACCCGATCGCACCAGCCTTTCAGCATCGCCGGAAGGCCGAACCACCAGGTCGGATAGACAAAAACCAGTATTTCCGCCCATTTCAGCAGAGCGAGATGGTCTGCGACGGGGGCTTCGTTTTCGTGCGGCGTATGGTAGCCGCGCCGCTCGGCGGGGCTCATCACTGGATCGAAGCCGCTTTCGTAAAGGTCAATTAGCCGCACCTCGTGGCCCGATTCGCCAAGGGCGCCGAGAACCGTGTCGAGAACGGCCCGATTGAAGCTCTCCTCGCAGGGATGGCAGTAGACCACGAGGGCTCGCATCAGAAGCGTTCCATCAGGCGCACGACTGATTCGAGGTGCTTATCGAGCGTTGCCCGGTCATTGCGGTTCATGTCGTACAGCGCGCGATAGTCGACGCGGGCGCCGGGCGACGTCGCGCGCAGCAGGCGCTTGACGATCTTTCGCGGCGCGTCGCCGAGGACGAAGGCGCGCAGACGCGTTCCACCATAGGTAGTGATCGCGGTGATCCGCTTGAGGTGGGACAGGTTCGGCGAGACCTTGCCGTCTTCCAGGCGGAACGACACGCCGGGCAGAAAGACGCGGTCGAAATAGCCTTTCAGTATCGCGGGGAAGCCGTAGTTCCACACCGGGAATACCAGCACGAGCGCCTCGGCTGCCAACAGCCGGTCGACATGGGGAGCGACCGGATCGCGGTTCTGCGGCACGTCATGATAGCCGAGCCTCTCCTCGCGGCTCAGTCGCGGTTCGAAGTCCTCGGCATAAAGATCGCAGTCGTCCACCTCGTGGCCGCTGGCGCGCAGCGTGTCGACGACGCGAGCGTGCAAGGCGGCGCAGAAGCTCGTTTCGACGGGGTGGGCGTAGACGATCAGGACTCGCATGTGCGGTGCGCCGGACCGACCTCACTTCGCCTGTTCGAGACCGGGGAACAGATAGACCTTGTGGGCGGCGAAGTCGAAGTCGGGATCCTCGAAGGCGACCATCTTGCCAGGGTTGAGCAGGCCTTTCGGATCGGCCTCGCGCTTGAAGGCGAGCTGGACCTCGTCGGTCTGTTTCATGCCGCCTTCCTCCAGCGTGTAGCGATGCGCATTGAAGATCACGCAGCCCATATCCTCGTGGATGCGCATGATCTCCTCCAGCCGCTCTTCAGTGGTGAAGCGCACGATCGGCAGGCCGAAGCAGGTGACATTGCCGTCGAAGCGGACGAATTCCAGATGGGCCACGACCTCGTCGCCGAAGTGCGCGTGAACCTTTTCGACGAGCGCGAGCTGATCCGGGAAAGGATAGAGAACCTGAAGATACGTGATGCTGTCGTCGACCCTCAACCCGCGCAGCGTGGTGTGATTCCAGGCCAGCTCGTAGGCCGGCGGGAGCCGCTTCAGGTCATCGGCGGTATCCGAGCGGAACAGGATCTCGCCGGCGGTGCGCTCGGTATAGGCGATCAGCGACTCGACCGCGTGCGGCGCGACCATGACGAGGCAGACGCTCTTGCCCTCCGGAATGAACTTGCGATGGCGCAGGAAATAATCGTGCGGAATCGGCGCGGCTATCGGGGTGACGAGCTTGAGCAGGAGACCGTCGTGGGTGCCGAGCGTGTTGCCGTAGCGGGCCGCGTCCATGAAGTCGTCGAACCCGACGATGACGTCGACCCAGTCGTAGGCCGCGGTCAGCGGGATCTCGATCTCGGTGATGACGCCGTTGGTGCCATAGGCATGGCTGACCTTCTGCAGGTCCCAGCCGTCGAGCTCGAGCACGCGTGGGGTCTCTTCCATGGTGACGACGCGAAGGCGAAGGACATTGCCGAGATCGCGCAGGCCGCCCCAGCGGATCGAGCCGACGCCCCCCGAGCCGCCGCCGATGAAGCCGCCTATGGACGCGGTCTTGGCGGTGGAGGGATGCATGCGCATCTCCTGGCCGGAATCGGCGCGGGCGGCCTGGTCGAGATCGTGCAAGATGACGCCCGGCTCGCAGACGAGACGGCCGGGCTTGATGTCGATGATCCGGTTCATCTCGGCCATGTTGAGGATGATGCCACCCGACAGCGGCATCGCCTGGCCGTAGTTGCCGGTACCGCAACCGCGGACCGTCACGGGGACGTCCATCGCAAAACAGGTCCTGAGGACGTGGACGACCTCGGCCTCGCTCTTCGGGGTCACCACCAAATCTGCACTGACGGCGTCGAGCTGGCGCTTCAGGACCGGGCTGTACCAGAAGAAGTCGCGGCTCTTCTGCTTAACCAGCGCCGGATTGTCCTCGATCTTCAGGCCTTCAAGCGCCTTCTTCAGCGCGGCGAGGTCGGTCATCGTCTTCTCCGTCCGTCTTGTTTGGACCGCTCAATTCCCCGCGAACATGTCGTCCAGCTCGCGGTAGTCGGGCAGCGTCTTGTCGATGGGGCGGCCGTTGCGCAGGACGGTCCGGTCGCTCTGCGGGCGTGCCAGCAGCTCGGTCCAGCTCCGTGCCCGGAACAGGACGATGTCGGCGGGCGCTCCGGCGCGCAGGACGCCACGATCCGGACGGCCCAGGACGCGGCCCGGCGTCGCCCCCACTGTCGCAGGCCAATCGCCGAAAGGATGGTCGAACTGGCCGATGCGCACCGTCTCGCGGAACACCTCGAGCATGTCGAGATCGCCGTAGGCGTAGAACGGATCGCGGGTGTTGTCGCTGGCGACGGCCACCTCGACGCCGGCAGCGGCGAGTTCGTGGAGCATGGTGACGCCGCGCGACAGAGGGGTGCGGCCGGATTCGCGGTCCTGCAGGTACATGTTGCACATCGGCAGCGAGACGATCGCGATACCGGCCTCGGCGACCCGCTCGATGGTGCGCGCGGCCTCGTCGGCGGGCTGGCGGGTCAACGAGCAGCAATGGCCGCAGACGACCTTTCCCTCGAAGCGGGTGCGGAGGATGGCTTCGGCGACATGGGCGAGCGAGCGCTCGCCGGGGTCCTGGGATTCGTCGGTGTGGAAATCGAGGTCGAGGCCGTGTTTCTCGGCAACCGCGATTACGGCATCGAGCAGGCCGTCGAGGCCCGGATGCATGTAGGTGACGCAGCCCATGATACCGCCGTGCGCCTTCACCAGCGCGGCAATCTCTTCGAGAAAGGCGCGGTCTTCGGCCACCTCGATCGGCACCAGCGCCACGCCCTGCAGGTCGATGCGGCCGGACCAGCGATCACGCATCTCCGAGAACACCGGCCAGGAGATCTTGTGCTGCGGTGGCAGGGAATCGATGTGGGTGCGCAGCAGAACCGTGCCGTGTGCGTGGGCGCAGCGCAGCGAGAAGTCCATGCGGCGGGCGACATCACGTGCCGACCAGTTGGCCTCGCGGTCCGCCTGGACGGCGTCCAATGCACCGAAGAAGGTGCCGTCCGGATTGGGCCTGCGCGGCCAGATGTGGCCCTTGTCGATGTGGGTATGCATGTCGACGAAGCCGGGCCAGGCAAGGCCGTCGTCCAGGTCGAGCGCAGGCAGGCCCCCGGTCTCGACGGTGCCGGGCGTGCGGATCGCGGCGATGGTCGCGCCGTCGATCTCGATCTCGGCGCGGACCAGCCCGTCGCCGGCGTCGGTGAGGGGGGCATCCGTCTCGACCAGTGCGGCGGGAATGGTCGCGTTGGCGATCAGAAACCGCCCCGCGGGCGGCACGCGGGCAAAGCCTGTGGGCATCTCGCTAGTTCTCTCGTTTGACAGCGCTCTCGTGCCACTTGTGGAGAAGCAGGTGCGAGATCAGGCTGGTTGCGAAGAAGATCAGAACGCCCGTCACGGACAACAGGATCAGCGCGGCGAACAGGCGCGGGATGTTGAGGCGAAACTGCGATTCGAGCAGGCGGAAGGCCAGTCCCGAACTGGCGCCGGCGGAGCCGGCCGCGAACTCGGCGACGACGGCGGCGATCAGCGCCAGTCCGCCGCCAATCCGCAAGCCCGTGAGGAAGTAGGGCAGAGCGGCGGGCAGGCGCAGGAGGTAGAGGCTCTGCCAACGGCTGGCACCGTAGAGCTCGAACAGGTTCAGGAGGTTGTGGTCGACGCTCTTCAGCCCCTGCGCGGTGTTCGACAGGATCGGGAAGAAGGCGACGAGCCAGGCGCAGATCAGCAGCGCGGCCTGGGTGGTCGGCGTGTAGATCAGGATCAGCGGCGCGATCGCCACGATCGGGGTCACCTGCAGGATGACGGCATAGGGGTAGAGCGCGAGCTCAATCCATTTCGACTGGATCAGCAGGACGGCCAGCGCGACACCGCCGATAAGCGCCAGCGCCAG encodes:
- a CDS encoding winged helix-turn-helix domain-containing protein, whose product is MKAGNKKTGVRLRVVLVPGVALGPGKADLLEAIAETGSISAAGRRMTMSYKRAWSLVNEMNGWFAGPLVETGKGGAGGGGAQLTALGERVREAYRRMEQAASAAVEADIAALRAEISDMSK
- the modA gene encoding molybdate ABC transporter substrate-binding protein — translated: MSWTTSLFRGVLGAAAGVLSVLTVLSGLVGQVQADDAPPIAVAANLQAAMEEIADAFTAETGLEPRLTFGSSGNFAAQIRQGAPFELFFSADERYVLDLARDGFTRDEGLLYGSGRIVLIVPKGSPLKADGSLDDLKAAIADGRLTRFAIANPEHAPYGQAAQQALQHAGLWQPIQPKLVLGENVSQTALFATSGNAQGGIVAYSLALSPKVMPVADHALIAADWHAPLNQRMALLKDAGPTAERFYSFVQSPPARAIFRRYGYALPGEPD
- the modB gene encoding molybdate ABC transporter permease subunit, producing MDWTALWLSLRLGFFAVLVLLPIGIVVGRLLAYRQFRGKGIVEALVALPLILPPTVFGYYLLVAFGAASPVGRIWETLFGGSLVFTFEGLLVASVIVNLPFAIQPMQRAFEAIPPEVREAAACSGMSPLKALRRIEIPLAWPGIATAMVLSFAHTLGEFGVVLMVGGAIPGETRTIAIAIYDRVQAFDGVAAAQMSAFLLALSLVTIALTIALSRRVGRRLG
- a CDS encoding ABC transporter ATP-binding protein, which translates into the protein MPDLKAHIRQAKPIPLDADLSCAPGEVLALVGPSGSGKSTILRVIAGLYRPDEGRVGVGEETWLDTAAGTALPAYRRTVGFVFQSYALFPHMTAQANVEAALDHVGTERRSARARELLTLVHLDGLEGRRPAELSGGQQQRVAVARALARDPKVLLLDEPFSAVDRATRKRLYREIAELRRSLDVPVILVTHDLDEAVMLADRIAVLHRGRILQTGTPQEITTRPASPEVARLVDLRNVFEATILEGGESGCVLDWAGHRLEIPAQRRFAAGARVAWVIPDGFVVLHRRDRPSRGERENPVSGLVDTVLAIGQTVHVTMRIDGPEDLPLHFSVPAHVARRNSVDAGTAITVSLLAEGIHLMPRSEDPSPAGERL
- a CDS encoding pyridoxal phosphate-dependent aminotransferase gives rise to the protein MLKTVASFDRIGEENAFAVLARATTLAAAGRDIINLGIGQPDFRTPDHIVEAAVKALRDGHHGYTPATGILPLREAVAADIHKRLSVEVDPDLVLIVPGGKVTMFMAILMFGEPGAEILYPDPGFPIYRSMIEFTGARPVPVPIREENDFAFSAEETLALITPRTRLLILNSPANPTGGVTPKEEIDKLVAGLARHPDVAVMSDEIYGQMTYDGLEHRTLLAYPDIRDRLILLDGWSKTYAMTGWRMGYSVWPRKLHDYARKLAVNSYSCVNAAAQFAGLAALEGPQDAVADMVAEFDRRRSVVVEGLNGLPGISCRTPKGAFYAFPNIKETGWQAKPLASALLEDAGVATIGGPDFGVHGEGYIRVSYANSTENIRRAINSMGEFLTAKAA
- a CDS encoding MarR family winged helix-turn-helix transcriptional regulator, yielding MKKWYEDSVGLRLTRAARLHRARAHTMLGEIGIHPGQENVLQVLLEDDGQPMTKLAAQLRVKPPTVTKMVSRMAAQGLVRRIASETDARSARVFLTDEGRSRGIELKKRWKRLEQMTMRNVPEKDRAKLIKLLMAVEASLDGDATAEADVDTDLDVYDETAA
- a CDS encoding NAD(P)H-dependent oxidoreductase; its protein translation is MRALVVYCHPCEESFNRAVLDTVLGALGESGHEVRLIDLYESGFDPVMSPAERRGYHTPHENEAPVADHLALLKWAEILVFVYPTWWFGLPAMLKGWCDRVFVPHATFEMPDESSPMGPKLTNIRKIAVFTTCGASWWMSKFVGEPGRRTILRGIRWLCHPKCKTCYAAHYKMDTSTPDSRARYLNRVYQLCRLMTCKLN
- a CDS encoding NAD(P)H-dependent oxidoreductase, with product MRVLIVYAHPVETSFCAALHARVVDTLRASGHEVDDCDLYAEDFEPRLSREERLGYHDVPQNRDPVAPHVDRLLAAEALVLVFPVWNYGFPAILKGYFDRVFLPGVSFRLEDGKVSPNLSHLKRITAITTYGGTRLRAFVLGDAPRKIVKRLLRATSPGARVDYRALYDMNRNDRATLDKHLESVVRLMERF
- a CDS encoding FAD-binding oxidoreductase, which translates into the protein MTDLAALKKALEGLKIEDNPALVKQKSRDFFWYSPVLKRQLDAVSADLVVTPKSEAEVVHVLRTCFAMDVPVTVRGCGTGNYGQAMPLSGGIILNMAEMNRIIDIKPGRLVCEPGVILHDLDQAARADSGQEMRMHPSTAKTASIGGFIGGGSGGVGSIRWGGLRDLGNVLRLRVVTMEETPRVLELDGWDLQKVSHAYGTNGVITEIEIPLTAAYDWVDVIVGFDDFMDAARYGNTLGTHDGLLLKLVTPIAAPIPHDYFLRHRKFIPEGKSVCLVMVAPHAVESLIAYTERTAGEILFRSDTADDLKRLPPAYELAWNHTTLRGLRVDDSITYLQVLYPFPDQLALVEKVHAHFGDEVVAHLEFVRFDGNVTCFGLPIVRFTTEERLEEIMRIHEDMGCVIFNAHRYTLEEGGMKQTDEVQLAFKREADPKGLLNPGKMVAFEDPDFDFAAHKVYLFPGLEQAK
- a CDS encoding cytosine deaminase, with amino-acid sequence MPTGFARVPPAGRFLIANATIPAALVETDAPLTDAGDGLVRAEIEIDGATIAAIRTPGTVETGGLPALDLDDGLAWPGFVDMHTHIDKGHIWPRRPNPDGTFFGALDAVQADREANWSARDVARRMDFSLRCAHAHGTVLLRTHIDSLPPQHKISWPVFSEMRDRWSGRIDLQGVALVPIEVAEDRAFLEEIAALVKAHGGIMGCVTYMHPGLDGLLDAVIAVAEKHGLDLDFHTDESQDPGERSLAHVAEAILRTRFEGKVVCGHCCSLTRQPADEAARTIERVAEAGIAIVSLPMCNMYLQDRESGRTPLSRGVTMLHELAAAGVEVAVASDNTRDPFYAYGDLDMLEVFRETVRIGQFDHPFGDWPATVGATPGRVLGRPDRGVLRAGAPADIVLFRARSWTELLARPQSDRTVLRNGRPIDKTLPDYRELDDMFAGN
- a CDS encoding ABC transporter permease, which codes for MTTVNTTSKSPAAVDEEAPTSAEPSRLGERLLRIIVPVAMLGGLVLLWAWYVTAFNVPHYILPSPARVAQAMIEDWPILAPALLVTLKITFTALALALIGGVALAVLLIQSKWIELALYPYAVILQVTPIVAIAPLILIYTPTTQAALLICAWLVAFFPILSNTAQGLKSVDHNLLNLFELYGASRWQSLYLLRLPAALPYFLTGLRIGGGLALIAAVVAEFAAGSAGASSGLAFRLLESQFRLNIPRLFAALILLSVTGVLIFFATSLISHLLLHKWHESAVKREN